TTTGTCGTTTTTCAAATCGCTCTACATTTTCACCGTCTTGGGGCATCGATGACTGTACACGCCCAATGTTTGTTGCTACTAGCCCTACTTTATTTTGACTGCTAGCAGCAGCAATCTCTGCTAAATTTTTGTATTTTAAGTTGCCTTCTCCATCTGTAATTTCCGTATACGCCAGCTTAGGGCGTTGTTTAACTGGCTCAAATCGCCCCGGTTCACCTGCGCGGAGAGTTTCTTGAGCAATATTAGGTAGTTTACTAGCAGAACTGACCATTAATTGGTCGCCGTCAAAATCGGCTTGGTGGTATTCCTCGGCATCCTTGGGGTGAATCCAAACTACATTGCGAGTTTTCTTCAATTCTGGATCGTGGATGTTACTGTAGAGGCGGATGTTGTCTGAGTTGACGATGGGGTAACGGGTGAGAATGACATCTCCTTCCGGTAGATGGGGTACACAGATTGTGCCACGAGTTAGGCGATCGCATGGCATTGCCATACCCGAATTATGGTTGTATCCACCCTTAATTGCTAGATCACGCCATTGATTGGCTATGTAATCGGTGGCAAACTTGCGAAATTTGGGGGTTTCAATCAATTGACCATATTTATCGCTGCGTAATAGGGAAATCCAGCGAGATTCCTGCGCTTGATTGTTAGCATTACCCTCAATTTCGTTAAAAGCTTCTTCTGACTGCTCTTGCTGCGATGGCGGAACGCCCGCCGTAGGCGATCGCTGTTGTTTGTCATATTGTTGAATGATATATTTTGCTAACACCAAGGGATTGCGCTGCAACTCGGCAAGTTCTCTAGCTTTTTCTTCGGTGGGTTTGCTCAAATCTTCTTTGATTGCTTCTTCTGAGTACCAAATGGTAAACTGCCAACTATTATCGTAGCTGGTAGCTTTGGCGTTACCTCGATTACCAATTACCGCTTGGGGAAACTCATAGTCACCGCAGGGTATTAAGTTTTTGAGTTCCGACTTTTTAATACCTTTAATTGAGGAACGATCCATAATAATGTCGTAGCCTTGGGCATCAGTCAAATTGGCATCGGGTAGGAAAGTACCTTTGGACAAGAAGCTGGTTTTTGGGTACTGAGAATTATCTGGTTCAGTCCAATTACTCCTCCAGGCAAACCGAAATTGGAATGGACAATTGCCTTCTCCTCCTAATTGTTTGGCAAGTTGGGGCGAAATCTTGCAGTGACAGTCTCCTGTTTTATAATGAGCATATTGTGGATCTTCAAAGTCCACAATTTTAACTCGCAGCCCTGTAAAAGTTTCTGAGCCTTTGTAGCAATTGCTAACTAGTAAAGAACCATAGCGACAGGCAGTATCCGGTTCTGTAGCAAATAAGCGTCTAATTTTTTTATGCAATGAATCATCCGCAAAGTAATAACTATTGCCAGAACTGAAAGCTAACTTGCGTCGGATTCCATCACTAAAGGTTCTTTGTCTTAAATGGTTGGCATCTGGATTTTTACTGTCAATTTTAACCAGTAGTAGAGCAATACTGTTCGGTTAAGGAAAAAGAGGGGGGTAAGATCAAGAGAAATTTGTTCGCGTATTTATTGCGAGAACTAGAGACTAAAAAAAGATGGACAAATTCTCATACACTCAAACTATGAGAGAGAAAATAGTTAAACTATGAAATTATAAATTGAGAAACAATAAATTACCGTAGCGTCAAACTAAATAGATTCAACTTGCACGTTTAATAATTTGAAAAGATAACTGTTGTCTTGGAGTACAATTATTCCTGTGACTTCGTTTTTTACTCTTAAACTTAGAACGAGCCTTCTTCACCACTCTAGGATTACTTCGCTGTTGTCGTAAAGGTATTTCTAAATCAGAAATTTCCGCCATTAACCAACTATAATATAAATTAATATCCACATTCGTATTTATCTGGCGTTGGAACTCAGGAATAGCACGCCGAATCACTCGTAAACTCCCAACAAAACTTAACCTTAAAGGAGAAATATTCTTCAAATTGCTACTTTGAAACATCAAACAACGTAAACAATAATGAGCCAACAACCAACCATAAAGTTCTTGCACCACTTCACGAGGATTCTTAGAACGAATAGGAATTTTCCTTGCTAATAGATGTACTTTCAACTCATCTAAAGTATTCTCAGCTTCCCATCGCTTATGGTACTCTTGTGCTAACAGCAAAGCCGGAAACTTATCAACATCCATTAAATTAGTAATCAACCGATAGGTTTTTAGAGTACTATCCTCCTCAATCACATATTCAATAATACGAACTGAAATTCGGGTTGCCCCCTTCTTTCTTGACTGTCCATCAGGTGCAATCCAAGATAAATAAGAACCATCTGCCAACGTTTTTACTACTTGAAACTTCACATGGGCAGGAACACGACCAAGGAAATGACCTTGTTGTTGGATGACAGTATGAACCATCTTAAAAGAATGCAATCCTCTGTCCCACATTAATAACATACTAGAATTAATACTGCGTAGTAATTTTAAAGCACCTCTTCTTTCTCCAATACGATAGGGAGAACAAAAAGCATCTATAATTAAATGAGTACCTGCTTCTACCAAAAAGACTAATCTGACTTTAGGAAAGCCTGGATATGTCCCTTTAGGAGAACCAGGATAGCCAAAGACTCTAGCATTTGTGGGAGTATCTGGAACATCAAAAACTGTTCCGTCTACAGCCATAATTCTGAATTCCCCCAAAAAAGCATCAGGTGTTAATATTGTTGCTAAGGGCTTTGCCACCAGTTCAAATAACCTTCTCATTACAGCTGCTCCGGTTCTTTGACGGGCTTCTGTAATTGATGAAGCAGATGGGGGTTGAAGACGTAAACCTGATGGTATGTGTAAAGAACTCAAACCATGAATGAGATTTTTGAACACATCAACAATTGAATCAGATGACCAAAAACTCAAGGCAATGACTAAGGTAACTATGACATAAGTTGGTAATATTCTGAGTCTTCGTTGAGAGCTACAAGTAGTTTCAATAGCCTTGGTGATGGTTTGAGCCGGAATTACCTGTGACAAAGCTAAAAGTATTTGTTGAGAATCTAGACAGGCTGTTTGTGCCTGAAAATTTACCAGTGGCATATGCTAAGAACAAAAATTTTTGTAGAATTTTAGTCTAATGGTCATAATATATTAAATGTTACTTAGTTCTCGAACACATTTCGAGAACATATAAATGTTATTGATCATGTCCACAAAAGAAGATGATCTCATTGCCAGAGCGGAACTGTTGCAACAGGCGATTGCGACTTTGCATCTGATGATTCAACAAATTAAAGCGGTGGGGGAAATTGCGCCTCCTGGTTGTTCTGTTTCCCGTTACCAAGCACGCGGTAAACAAGGGGTTTATTGGTACTACAAGTTACACGCTTCTCAAGCAATTTTCCCTACTTCTCAACCAGGTAAGTTAACCAAATACAAGCATTTAGGGAAAGCTGGAAGTCCTGCTCACATTGATGCGGTTCTCTCGGTTGCTCGAAGGACTCAGGTTGATTACTTACAATCATGTATTGATTCTCTCCGACAAAACTGGGCTGACTTATACAACAGTCTCAAAGAGAAAAAGTAAGTCTCTCAACTTTTTATTGTTCTCGCAATAAATACGCGAACAAATTTTTCTTGATCTGACCCCCTCTTTTTCCTTAACCGAACAGTATTGCAACACGATCTGGGTCAACAAAGCAAAGTTTCACCTGTTTACCTTGTTGAGAAAGAACTCTGCCTAACCGAACCAAAGAAGCAGCCAACCAAGAACCAGTACCACCACACCCAACTAACCACAGTTCTATTTTCGAGTAGTTGAAACTCACGACAGGACAAGCAATTGCCAAATCAAGATTTAGCTCCATAAGTTCTCCATCACGTTGATGGGCGGTACATCAGTACTGTAAAATTTGCATCCAGATAAAAGCGAGACATCAACCATGAAAAAGTCTCGCTCAATGTCAAACACTGCTCTAGCAGGTACATCCCAACAGTGGCGAAACAGTCCAACCCGTAATTTAATCTCTGGTTTTTTGGTATTAACTCGACCTAGTACCGCATAGATACGAAAGCCAGATTCGTCAGCGTTATCATTAGTAGAGAAAAAGGCAGCTAAGGAACCGTGGGAATGGATATCGAAAGCCGCTTTATGGTGGGAAGAGTCGCTACCAGAATGGGTTGGCTGACAGCTAGTTGGAGTTTGAATTTGCTGTGGGACTTGTAAATCCCAGCCTGCATCAGTACAGTGGAGGTGAAAGAGAATTTCGTGAAATTGATTGCCAGCTTGATAACTCAACCGCCACATTTCCAGTAGCAGAGCTTTGGGAATTAAGGGAGTGACTTTGAGATAAGGCGTTAAATGAGGTAGCCCTTTGATAGTTTGGGTACTCAAGCAAATGGGCATTAATACCTCTATACCAGGACGAATGGCTCTAGCAAAGATGCCATTTCCGGCATAAAGGTACTCTAGTCCACTGCTGGTGTGTGTAGGCAGAGATGAAGATGTGACAATTTTGTAACCAATAATACCTTCAAGCAATAGGTTCATCAAGGATTTCCTGCACAAGCATAGCGACACTTTTTTGATTGCCGATAGGCACAAGGTCAGATACAGGATAGGTTGCGCGTCTACATCTTTTGTGCAGTTTTAGAAGTTGCTGGCGAACATCCTTGCGGTATTTCTGTGATTTACTTATTGTTAAATGGTTGGTGAAAATACTAGAAATAAACAAATTCCAAGCATGGTTAATTGATAGACCATTAGCAGCAGGTGGTTCGTTCACTCCCCAACACACCTGTCCAGAACTGTAGACATTGGGTAGTGGCGCATGAAAGGCCGGCGCTTGAGGAGTAAACTCTTGTTCTTGAATTGCCCAAACCCAATACTTTAGTCCCTTACCCACAAACACCATTGCAGGTAGTGGAACAGTTAAAGAACCAAGTTCATCGCAATTGATCGTATGAGTGGCTAGTGGGATAAATTTCACCAAATATGTGTCTGTACTGCCCGTACCCCAACGCACAATTCCTGGTTCCATCCAACCAGTATCAATTGGTTCGTTGCTGAAAGCAGTTCTCAAAGCTTCGGGTGAAATGCATTTGTAAATATGAGCTTCGGGAATTTTTATGTCTTTGTGGTGGAAGATGTAAATGCCATCCAAAAATAGCAATTCTGCTTCAATTACTGGAGATTTTCGGGGATGGTCTGCCAAAATTGCTTGTAAAATCTCGCCTGATAAAATTGCTGTCGATGTGGTTTCAATTAACGTGGTTTCGATGCTTGTTTCCATAGCCCTGTTTTGTCACTCTGGCAGTAGTATAATAAGGTAAAAATGCTAGAACCAAGACACAGAGCATGGTACAGCCCCGTCCAGCCGCACCAACAGTCAAATTTGTGGACGAATATTGCCAGTGGTATAAAAGTCTGTTTCCAGATGTTAGGAGTTTCGAGGCTTTTAAATATCTCCATGTAGGCTGCATTTCTGATCTAAAACGTAAAACATTGCCAGAAATAGCAAAAATCGTAGGATTAGATAACCAGCAAGGGTTGCATCATTTTCTAACTACATCACCTTGGGATATAGAAAAGTTAAGAACCTTAAGGTTAGAGTTAATTTTACAAGTGCTAAAAGGTAGACCAATCATTTTAATTATTGATGAGACAGGGGATAAAAAGAAAGGGAGCAAGACAGATTATGTGAAACGGCAGTATATAGGAAATTTGGGAAAAACAGATAATGGAATTGTGGCAGTGACAGTATATGGTGTTTTCTGTGGGATGACATTTCCATTACTGTTTGAAGTGTATAAACCCAGGGAAAGATTACAGGCAGGAGATAAGTACCGCACTAAACCAGAAATAGCAGCAATACTGATAAA
This sequence is a window from Tolypothrix sp. PCC 7712. Protein-coding genes within it:
- a CDS encoding IS4 family transposase; amino-acid sequence: MPLVNFQAQTACLDSQQILLALSQVIPAQTITKAIETTCSSQRRLRILPTYVIVTLVIALSFWSSDSIVDVFKNLIHGLSSLHIPSGLRLQPPSASSITEARQRTGAAVMRRLFELVAKPLATILTPDAFLGEFRIMAVDGTVFDVPDTPTNARVFGYPGSPKGTYPGFPKVRLVFLVEAGTHLIIDAFCSPYRIGERRGALKLLRSINSSMLLMWDRGLHSFKMVHTVIQQQGHFLGRVPAHVKFQVVKTLADGSYLSWIAPDGQSRKKGATRISVRIIEYVIEEDSTLKTYRLITNLMDVDKFPALLLAQEYHKRWEAENTLDELKVHLLARKIPIRSKNPREVVQELYGWLLAHYCLRCLMFQSSNLKNISPLRLSFVGSLRVIRRAIPEFQRQINTNVDINLYYSWLMAEISDLEIPLRQQRSNPRVVKKARSKFKSKKRSHRNNCTPRQQLSFQIIKRAS